One window from the genome of Candidatus Manganitrophaceae bacterium encodes:
- a CDS encoding MotA/TolQ/ExbB proton channel family protein encodes MEIIDMLTAIARGGGVFIYLILFILVFGTAIVIERTLFIKRSKVNGTALLATVREALQTDHREQALLACRNAKGPLGVVFARGLSEAVSPVRKETVQGAVDEALLEVLPQIEKRVDYLPTLANIANLLGLLGTILGLIKSFQAIAVADPAQKGALLAQGISTAMYATAFGLMVAIPLMFFYTLIQSQTNQLLDHLEEYSYKFVKAVSEQG; translated from the coding sequence ATGGAAATCATCGACATGCTGACGGCGATCGCGCGCGGGGGAGGGGTCTTTATCTATCTCATCCTTTTTATTTTGGTCTTCGGAACGGCGATCGTCATCGAACGGACCCTCTTCATCAAACGCTCCAAGGTCAATGGGACCGCCCTCCTCGCCACGGTCCGGGAGGCGCTACAGACCGACCATCGGGAGCAAGCTCTCCTCGCCTGCCGCAACGCAAAAGGGCCGCTCGGCGTCGTCTTCGCGCGGGGCCTCTCTGAGGCGGTCTCGCCGGTTCGAAAGGAGACGGTGCAAGGGGCGGTCGATGAAGCGTTGTTGGAAGTGCTTCCCCAGATTGAAAAGCGGGTCGACTACCTTCCCACCCTCGCAAACATCGCCAACCTCCTTGGGCTGCTCGGAACGATCTTGGGCCTGATCAAATCATTTCAGGCGATCGCGGTCGCCGACCCCGCCCAAAAAGGGGCGCTGCTGGCGCAAGGGATCTCCACCGCCATGTATGCCACCGCCTTCGGATTGATGGTCGCCATCCCGCTGATGTTTTTTTATACCTTAATTCAATCCCAGACCAACCAACTGCTCGATCACCTCGAGGAGTACAGTTACAAATTCGTCAAAGCGGTTTCCGAGCAGGGGTAA
- a CDS encoding tetratricopeptide repeat protein: MFRRAFLFASFIPFLLLFFVRFGWAKGPSDAVSWSALEGETLQILKRYSSDPALAPAASLEQRIGFYLDAGLWSSAEQLLSGAPQREARPLIMKLYARQGRFGLVYAAYKKDPSPFLNDPALLVIAGEGALQQKAYVDVLTLLEPIPASSRYAPHRFYLSALALFALGDKAGFQAVMERWVRWGEAHPESPWSARAHLLNGYHQLAQKSYDLSFASLGQLFSENAYADLAMLGIGWAYFEMGSPENLLSILEGVEEGGTESRHSDQIFEILSRYQLHQGDLPGAIETGERAKAGLRRRIAQLENKADRIRRDEILPSPVFPPGSLLKAALLRLKQQIEREQQVGERQEVTPLLQRINLSLRQTALFLLQEEARAARKQEEKLTAELARRCMALQSAANAESQNPDPLYLQARAAALQGKKQEAEAALKQLLDAAPTGPTAEEATYRLGEFSFERGKYAEAIAYYRPLVDRPGSSLHLRSLYKTAWSHYRLGHPKEVIPLALQLWLPSQSPVELGETPCRSATTPEERQEYLRLLALALRSDGGAARLIHWLRGNASSNAFSLVSDMAIYQKTEGEKKEALQLIQAWVSAYPLYAETPLLHRTLIDLYNEPSLASSPEALQARISFIENYRPDAAWAKENSPERIEAVKPLLKEQIRFLMTHFHGEAKKAQRAALYQKVLPWYDLYLQLFPAEKETGEIDFLYAELLGEMKEERRAAARYRASAYVDPPHPLAAEAAYREVLILERLFHSTDPDLWEGYARFIQGFPSDSRISQIYLKQAERAFQERDYDKSRQFAEAVAMEEGAHDCAKETQRDCIVWIAAQKLIVQGYLNAKEYPKAIKQIKELLYRSTEKELPLPEKETTALQNLLVLSYYQQGESLKQQGRLLEAAGSFSDSYRENNQNELSPLALFEAASLWKAGGEQAKAEKAFAAFTADYPKSALYHPALLQLASLYEETERPEEAAEIYEAAGRQRNDPAFSLQALDQALALYERMEAWEKVALVASEWVERSQGNKERQIDGMVRGAEAKLNLGDEKAAEKMLGDAIRLSAQRTPPKKSARPGQDAPSFYLAKAHLLLADIEIKRYEEINLVAPLEKNLHRKKVLFDRLLHDYGEASGYPSPVLALAATHRLGEVFEEFSRALLQSERPRKLSQEERQAYDRLLTEQALPYLQKAEEAYRQNIDWAKKAGIESEWVEKSRERFQQIHQQIESSRSGAQEALFR; encoded by the coding sequence ATGTTTCGAAGAGCATTTCTTTTTGCCTCTTTTATTCCCTTCCTTTTGCTTTTTTTCGTCCGTTTTGGATGGGCCAAGGGACCGAGCGATGCGGTCTCTTGGTCGGCATTGGAGGGGGAGACGCTCCAGATACTCAAGCGCTACTCCTCTGATCCGGCGCTGGCCCCTGCCGCTTCCCTGGAACAGCGGATCGGCTTTTATCTCGATGCCGGCCTCTGGTCGTCGGCCGAACAGCTCCTCTCCGGCGCGCCGCAGCGAGAAGCACGGCCGCTGATAATGAAGCTGTATGCCAGACAGGGACGTTTCGGCCTCGTCTATGCCGCCTATAAGAAAGACCCCTCCCCCTTCCTCAATGACCCGGCGCTTTTAGTGATCGCCGGCGAAGGCGCCCTTCAGCAAAAAGCATACGTCGATGTCCTGACGCTGCTGGAGCCGATTCCCGCGTCAAGCCGATATGCCCCTCACCGCTTTTATCTCTCGGCCCTCGCTCTTTTCGCCCTCGGCGACAAAGCAGGCTTTCAAGCGGTGATGGAACGATGGGTTCGATGGGGAGAGGCCCACCCGGAATCCCCCTGGTCGGCCCGCGCCCATCTATTAAATGGATACCATCAGCTCGCTCAGAAATCGTACGACCTCTCCTTCGCCAGCCTCGGCCAGCTTTTTAGCGAGAATGCATACGCCGACCTGGCGATGCTCGGAATCGGCTGGGCCTATTTCGAAATGGGCTCGCCTGAAAATCTTCTCAGCATTTTGGAAGGGGTGGAAGAGGGCGGGACCGAGAGCCGCCACTCCGATCAGATTTTTGAGATCCTCAGCCGCTATCAGCTCCATCAAGGAGATCTCCCCGGAGCGATTGAGACCGGCGAGCGGGCCAAAGCGGGACTGCGACGGCGGATCGCGCAGCTGGAGAACAAGGCCGACCGGATTCGCCGGGATGAGATCCTCCCCTCCCCCGTCTTTCCCCCCGGATCTCTTTTGAAGGCGGCGCTGCTCCGCCTAAAACAGCAAATCGAGCGAGAGCAGCAGGTCGGGGAGCGGCAGGAGGTGACACCGCTTCTGCAGCGGATCAATCTCTCGCTCCGCCAGACGGCCCTCTTTCTCCTACAGGAAGAGGCGCGAGCCGCGCGCAAGCAGGAAGAGAAGCTGACGGCGGAATTGGCCCGCCGCTGCATGGCCCTTCAAAGTGCGGCGAACGCCGAATCCCAGAACCCCGATCCGCTTTATTTGCAGGCCCGTGCCGCTGCCCTTCAAGGGAAAAAACAGGAAGCGGAGGCGGCCTTGAAACAACTTCTTGACGCCGCCCCGACCGGTCCGACCGCTGAAGAGGCGACGTATCGGCTTGGCGAATTTTCTTTTGAGCGGGGAAAGTATGCCGAGGCGATCGCCTATTATCGGCCCCTGGTCGACCGGCCGGGATCCTCTCTTCACCTCCGGTCTCTCTACAAAACCGCCTGGAGCCACTACCGCCTGGGACATCCGAAGGAGGTCATCCCGCTGGCGCTCCAACTCTGGCTCCCCTCCCAATCCCCGGTAGAGTTGGGAGAGACCCCCTGTCGATCGGCGACGACGCCCGAAGAGCGGCAGGAATACCTCCGGCTCCTGGCACTGGCCCTTCGGTCGGACGGCGGCGCGGCCCGGCTGATCCACTGGCTCCGGGGAAACGCGTCCTCCAACGCCTTCTCGCTCGTCTCGGACATGGCGATATATCAGAAAACGGAAGGGGAGAAAAAGGAAGCGCTTCAATTGATCCAGGCCTGGGTGTCGGCCTATCCCCTCTATGCAGAAACCCCGCTTCTTCATCGCACCTTGATCGACCTTTACAATGAGCCGTCGCTTGCTTCAAGCCCTGAAGCGCTCCAGGCCCGCATCTCGTTCATCGAGAATTACCGGCCTGACGCCGCGTGGGCCAAGGAGAACAGCCCGGAGAGAATCGAAGCGGTCAAGCCGCTCCTCAAAGAGCAGATCCGATTTCTAATGACCCACTTCCATGGGGAGGCGAAGAAAGCGCAACGGGCGGCGCTCTATCAAAAGGTCCTCCCCTGGTATGACCTCTATCTGCAACTCTTTCCCGCGGAAAAGGAGACCGGGGAGATCGACTTTCTCTATGCGGAGCTCCTCGGCGAGATGAAAGAAGAGCGGCGCGCGGCGGCGCGCTATCGGGCAAGCGCCTACGTCGATCCGCCGCATCCGCTGGCGGCCGAGGCGGCCTATCGAGAGGTCTTGATCCTAGAGCGGCTCTTTCACTCCACCGATCCCGATCTCTGGGAGGGGTATGCCCGCTTCATCCAGGGCTTTCCATCCGACAGCCGAATATCCCAGATTTACCTGAAACAGGCGGAACGCGCATTTCAGGAAAGGGATTACGACAAAAGCCGGCAGTTCGCGGAGGCGGTCGCGATGGAGGAAGGGGCACACGACTGTGCGAAGGAGACGCAGCGAGACTGCATCGTCTGGATTGCGGCACAAAAGCTGATTGTGCAGGGATATCTCAATGCGAAAGAATATCCTAAAGCGATTAAACAGATCAAAGAGCTGCTCTATCGCTCCACAGAGAAAGAATTGCCGCTCCCCGAAAAGGAGACGACGGCGCTCCAAAACCTCTTGGTCCTCTCGTATTACCAACAGGGAGAGTCGCTCAAACAACAGGGTCGTCTCCTGGAAGCGGCCGGTTCCTTCTCCGACTCCTACCGCGAGAACAATCAAAACGAGCTCTCACCGCTGGCGCTCTTCGAGGCGGCTTCGCTCTGGAAGGCCGGCGGGGAGCAGGCCAAGGCGGAGAAAGCGTTTGCTGCTTTCACGGCCGATTATCCCAAGTCGGCCCTCTATCATCCGGCGCTGCTGCAACTCGCCTCCCTTTACGAAGAGACCGAGCGGCCGGAGGAGGCCGCCGAAATTTATGAGGCGGCGGGGCGGCAGCGCAACGATCCGGCCTTCTCCCTTCAAGCGCTCGATCAAGCGTTGGCCCTCTATGAAAGAATGGAAGCGTGGGAGAAGGTCGCCCTCGTCGCCTCCGAGTGGGTCGAGCGCTCTCAGGGAAATAAAGAGCGGCAGATCGACGGGATGGTGCGCGGGGCCGAGGCCAAATTGAACCTCGGAGACGAAAAGGCCGCCGAGAAGATGTTGGGCGACGCCATCCGGCTCTCCGCACAACGGACCCCCCCGAAGAAGTCGGCCCGCCCGGGTCAAGACGCCCCCTCTTTCTATCTGGCGAAGGCGCACCTTCTCCTCGCCGACATCGAGATCAAGCGCTACGAAGAGATCAACCTCGTCGCCCCGCTTGAGAAAAACCTTCACCGGAAAAAAGTGCTCTTCGACCGGCTGCTCCATGACTACGGCGAGGCCTCCGGCTATCCATCTCCGGTATTGGCCCTGGCGGCGACCCACCGTCTCGGGGAGGTCTTCGAGGAGTTCAGCCGGGCGCTCCTGCAGTCGGAGCGCCCGCGAAAGCTCTCACAAGAAGAGCGGCAGGCCTATGACCGTCTTTTAACCGAACAGGCGCTTCCTTATCTTCAGAAGGCGGAGGAGGCCTATCGGCAAAATATCGATTGGGCGAAAAAGGCGGGGATCGAGAGCGAGTGGGTAGAGAAGAGCCGGGAGCGGTTCCAGCAGATTCACCAGCAGATCGAGTCGTCCCGCTCCGGGGCGCAGGAGGCCCTGTTTCGATGA
- a CDS encoding ABC transporter permease, with product MAHFLIRRLLWACPVVLGVLTLVFFLIHFIPGDPIDVLLGERAAEADRAALRTALHLDEPILTQYGRFLGGVAQGDFGQSLTTHRPVAGMILARYPATLQLAAAALALALTIALPLGILSALRPRSAVDTGGLLLALIGISLPTFWLGPLLILLFSLKLDWLPVSGRHGLSSLVLPALTLGIGMSAILLRMTRATLLEVIRKEFVLAARAKGLPEHRVIVKHAFRNALIPLLTVVGLQIGALLTGSIITETIFSWPGLGRLTIQAIQSRDYPLVQGCILAITLSYIAVNLLIDLLYAAVDPRVQYES from the coding sequence ATGGCTCATTTCCTGATACGCCGACTTCTCTGGGCCTGTCCGGTTGTTCTTGGGGTTCTCACGCTCGTCTTTTTTCTAATCCATTTCATCCCGGGAGACCCGATCGACGTGCTGTTGGGGGAGCGCGCGGCGGAGGCCGACCGCGCCGCGTTGCGAACCGCCCTCCACTTAGACGAGCCGATCCTCACCCAGTACGGCCGTTTTCTCGGCGGGGTGGCTCAGGGTGATTTCGGCCAATCCCTCACCACCCACCGGCCGGTCGCCGGGATGATCCTCGCCCGCTACCCTGCCACCCTTCAGCTTGCCGCCGCCGCCCTGGCCCTTGCGTTGACGATTGCGCTTCCTCTGGGAATACTCTCCGCCCTGCGTCCCCGCTCCGCCGTCGACACGGGGGGTCTTCTTCTTGCTTTGATCGGAATCTCATTGCCGACCTTTTGGCTCGGTCCGCTGTTGATCCTGCTCTTCTCGCTGAAGCTCGATTGGCTTCCCGTTTCCGGTCGTCATGGCCTCTCCTCCTTGGTTTTGCCCGCCCTTACCCTTGGGATCGGCATGTCGGCGATCCTGCTCCGAATGACCCGTGCCACGCTGCTGGAGGTGATTCGCAAAGAGTTTGTCTTGGCGGCTCGGGCGAAGGGGCTTCCGGAGCATCGTGTGATCGTGAAGCATGCCTTTCGAAATGCGCTGATTCCGCTTTTGACCGTCGTCGGTCTCCAAATCGGCGCACTGTTGACCGGCTCGATCATCACCGAGACGATCTTTTCTTGGCCCGGCCTCGGGCGGCTGACAATTCAAGCGATCCAGAGCCGGGATTATCCGCTGGTCCAAGGATGCATTTTGGCAATTACCCTCTCCTACATTGCGGTGAATCTCCTCATCGATCTTCTCTATGCCGCGGTCGATCCGAGGGTCCAGTATGAATCCTAA
- a CDS encoding ABC transporter permease, with translation MRDKRIAIGVGILILFLNAALFASLLAPNDPFELQLKEGLAPPSAAHLLGQDKLGRDLLSRLLYGARISLIVGMTTVVLSLSIGALVGALAGFFGGWVDELLMRLVDVFLAFPGILLAIALAAILGPSLRNVVIALAAMGWVGYARLVRGQILVVRETDYVSAARALGAGSLRIILRHLFPNIAAPLLIEATFGIAGAIVTEASLSFLGLGVAPPTPSWGAMLSDGRSFLLLAPHLTAVPGLAILFVVLGLNLLGEALRDRMDVRSR, from the coding sequence ATGAGAGACAAACGGATTGCAATCGGCGTCGGCATTCTGATCCTCTTCTTGAACGCCGCCCTCTTCGCCTCTCTGCTGGCGCCGAATGACCCGTTCGAGCTGCAGTTAAAAGAGGGGCTGGCCCCTCCCTCCGCGGCCCACCTGCTCGGGCAAGACAAACTCGGTCGGGATCTTCTCAGCCGCCTTCTTTACGGTGCGCGCATTTCGCTCATTGTCGGGATGACAACCGTCGTCCTCTCGCTTTCGATCGGCGCGCTGGTCGGGGCGCTCGCCGGTTTCTTCGGCGGCTGGGTCGATGAGCTGCTCATGCGGCTGGTCGATGTTTTCCTCGCCTTTCCCGGGATTCTCCTCGCCATCGCGTTGGCGGCGATCTTGGGGCCGAGCCTTCGGAATGTTGTGATTGCGCTGGCCGCGATGGGGTGGGTCGGCTATGCGCGGCTGGTCCGCGGACAGATCCTGGTGGTCCGTGAGACCGATTATGTCTCGGCGGCGCGGGCGTTGGGGGCGGGGTCCCTCCGGATTATCTTACGGCACCTTTTCCCGAATATCGCCGCCCCGCTTTTAATCGAAGCGACGTTCGGAATCGCCGGCGCGATCGTAACCGAGGCGAGCCTCTCTTTTTTAGGGCTGGGTGTGGCGCCGCCGACGCCGAGCTGGGGGGCGATGTTGAGCGACGGCCGATCTTTTCTGCTGCTCGCTCCCCACCTGACCGCGGTGCCGGGGCTGGCGATTCTCTTCGTGGTGTTGGGGTTGAATCTGTTGGGGGAGGCGCTGCGGGATCGGATGGATGTCAGAAGTCGATAA
- a CDS encoding VOC family protein, with amino-acid sequence MPKVISDSWVMAGVRDMKKSVAFYAKLGLKPAMARPFYAELNLPGGTVLGLHSIGKEAKQSGSRRMSDGGWGIMLRVKNIKKVVADLKKKRVRCSKIETAPGGADFASLYDPDGNRLTLVEME; translated from the coding sequence ATGCCGAAAGTCATTTCCGATTCCTGGGTCATGGCGGGGGTTCGCGACATGAAGAAGTCGGTCGCTTTCTATGCAAAACTCGGTTTGAAACCGGCGATGGCCCGCCCCTTTTACGCCGAGCTGAACCTTCCGGGCGGGACGGTGCTTGGCCTCCACTCGATCGGAAAAGAGGCGAAGCAAAGCGGCTCCCGGCGGATGTCCGACGGCGGCTGGGGGATTATGCTCCGGGTGAAAAATATCAAGAAGGTCGTCGCCGATTTGAAGAAGAAGCGGGTCCGGTGCAGCAAAATCGAGACGGCCCCCGGCGGCGCCGATTTCGCCTCCCTCTACGATCCCGACGGCAATCGGCTCACCTTGGTTGAAATGGAATAA
- a CDS encoding thiamine biosynthesis protein ThiS, which yields MKIKLYHPTREVTLKGPKQVAMLLKELNLAKEAHLVIRGDELVTEDIVLSDDQIVEIRPVISGGSR from the coding sequence ATGAAAATTAAGCTCTACCATCCGACGCGTGAGGTCACGCTCAAAGGCCCCAAACAGGTGGCGATGCTCCTCAAGGAGCTCAATCTGGCCAAAGAGGCCCATCTGGTGATTCGCGGGGATGAGCTCGTGACGGAAGATATCGTCCTCTCCGATGACCAGATCGTCGAGATCCGCCCGGTCATCTCCGGAGGGAGCCGATGA
- a CDS encoding adenine nucleotide alpha hydrolase family protein: MKCRQCETPAVIKMPRHNIALCPRCFDIYVRGQVEKAIHDGKMFRRDEPVMVAVSGGKDSLALWDLLIKLGYRTAGLHLNLGIGDYSALSQKKVEDFAQVRGAELIIHAYQEAYGLGVIEIAEETARPACSACGTMKRYHFNRIAMERGFPVVATGHNLDDEASRLLGNVLQWQESYLEKQSPVLSDEGGTWARKVKPLYRLAERELAAYAVVHRIDYIVEECPMSKGAKTLLYKEVLNKLEEASPGTKHRFYLGFLGRERAAATAPPEGSPQACRSCGQPTQGAVCSFCRLMERVAP, from the coding sequence ATGAAGTGTCGTCAGTGCGAGACCCCCGCCGTCATCAAGATGCCGCGGCACAACATCGCCCTCTGTCCCCGCTGTTTTGACATCTATGTCCGCGGCCAGGTCGAGAAGGCGATTCACGATGGAAAGATGTTCCGGCGCGATGAGCCGGTGATGGTGGCGGTCTCGGGGGGAAAAGATTCACTCGCCCTTTGGGACCTTCTGATCAAGCTTGGCTACCGGACCGCCGGCCTGCACTTAAACCTCGGCATCGGCGACTACTCGGCCCTCTCGCAAAAGAAGGTCGAGGACTTCGCTCAGGTGCGCGGCGCCGAGCTGATCATCCATGCCTACCAAGAGGCGTATGGCCTCGGCGTGATCGAAATCGCGGAGGAGACGGCCCGCCCCGCCTGCTCCGCCTGTGGGACGATGAAGCGTTATCACTTCAACCGGATTGCGATGGAGCGGGGCTTCCCCGTGGTCGCCACCGGCCATAATCTCGACGACGAAGCCTCTCGCCTTCTCGGCAATGTCCTTCAGTGGCAGGAGAGCTATCTTGAGAAGCAGTCGCCGGTGCTCTCCGACGAGGGGGGAACCTGGGCGAGGAAGGTAAAGCCGCTCTATCGGCTCGCCGAGCGGGAGCTGGCCGCCTATGCGGTCGTCCACCGGATCGATTACATCGTCGAGGAGTGCCCGATGTCGAAGGGGGCGAAGACCCTCCTTTATAAAGAGGTCCTCAACAAGCTCGAAGAGGCCTCCCCCGGGACGAAGCATCGGTTCTATCTTGGCTTTTTAGGGCGGGAGCGAGCCGCCGCGACCGCCCCGCCGGAGGGAAGCCCTCAAGCGTGCCGAAGCTGCGGCCAGCCGACGCAGGGAGCGGTCTGCAGTTTTTGTCGATTGATGGAGCGGGTGGCGCCATGA
- a CDS encoding tRNA (adenine-N1)-methyltransferase gives MRPLASGERIHLINKKGDPYPLLLKAGALFQFSGETIAHDAIIGLDEGSEITLSRGTRFFILRPTLAEYILHMPRGAQILYPKDLALICMWADIYPGATVLEAGIGSGALTIALLNAVGEKGRVVSYELREDFARRAVANIEAYLGQSIMADRLLVRQQDVYEGIEEAEIDRVVLDLPEPQRVVPHAAAKLRPGGIFLSFVPTVPQIELVVAALRREGFAYIETFETLLRGWNIDGRSVRPDLRMVAHSGFITTARRLKRHASGEATPPPEPAT, from the coding sequence ATGAGACCGTTGGCCTCCGGAGAGCGAATTCATCTGATCAATAAAAAGGGCGATCCTTATCCGTTGCTCCTGAAGGCGGGGGCACTCTTTCAGTTCAGCGGCGAGACGATTGCGCACGATGCGATCATCGGACTCGACGAGGGGAGCGAAATCACCCTCTCGCGCGGAACCCGTTTTTTTATCCTCCGTCCGACCCTCGCCGAATATATCCTTCACATGCCGCGCGGCGCCCAGATCCTCTATCCGAAAGACTTGGCGCTGATCTGCATGTGGGCCGACATCTATCCCGGCGCCACCGTTCTGGAGGCGGGGATCGGCTCGGGGGCATTGACGATCGCCCTCTTAAACGCCGTTGGGGAGAAGGGGCGGGTCGTCAGCTATGAGCTACGCGAAGACTTCGCCCGCCGGGCGGTCGCGAACATCGAAGCCTACCTCGGCCAATCGATCATGGCCGACCGCCTGCTCGTCCGCCAGCAAGATGTCTACGAAGGGATCGAGGAGGCGGAGATCGACCGGGTCGTTCTCGATCTGCCGGAGCCGCAGCGGGTGGTGCCGCACGCCGCCGCCAAGCTTCGCCCCGGCGGGATCTTCCTCTCGTTCGTCCCGACCGTTCCGCAGATCGAGCTCGTCGTCGCGGCGCTGCGGCGAGAAGGCTTCGCCTATATCGAAACGTTCGAGACGCTGCTGCGGGGGTGGAACATCGACGGCCGCAGCGTCCGTCCCGATCTTCGGATGGTCGCCCATTCGGGCTTTATCACCACGGCCCGACGGCTCAAGCGGCATGCCTCCGGCGAGGCGACCCCGCCGCCGGAGCCGGCGACCTGA
- a CDS encoding OsmC family protein, producing MSEHQVAIDWERETEAFSYQEYSRDHLWTFAGGVKLSASAAPDYLGNPNYVNPEEALVAALSSCHMLTFLAIAARKRFVIDAYHDDAVGVLEKNAQGRFAITRVTLRPKIAFSGEKQPTPEELKALHDQAHHGCFVANSVTTEVTVDIRSGG from the coding sequence ATGTCTGAACATCAGGTTGCCATCGATTGGGAGCGGGAGACCGAAGCCTTCTCCTACCAGGAATACAGCCGGGATCACCTCTGGACGTTTGCCGGGGGGGTAAAACTCTCGGCGTCGGCGGCGCCGGACTACCTTGGCAATCCGAACTATGTGAATCCGGAGGAGGCGCTGGTCGCGGCCTTGTCGAGCTGCCACATGCTGACCTTCCTTGCGATCGCCGCGCGAAAGCGGTTTGTAATCGATGCCTATCATGACGACGCGGTCGGCGTGTTGGAGAAAAACGCCCAGGGACGATTTGCAATCACCCGGGTGACCCTCCGGCCGAAGATCGCCTTCTCGGGGGAAAAGCAGCCGACACCCGAGGAGCTGAAAGCGCTGCACGATCAGGCCCATCACGGCTGTTTTGTCGCCAATTCGGTTACCACCGAGGTGACGGTCGATATTCGATCAGGAGGATGA
- a CDS encoding pirin family protein — protein MDQARTVKTVVTPEPTMEGAGVRLKRSIATRTLSELDPFLLFDHFGSDDPDDYLAGFPMHPHRGIETVTYMLAGTVRHRDTLGNSGMIGPGDLQWMTSGRGILHEEMPQRSARLDGFQLWVNLPARLKMTAPRYQDISAAKIPIWNGENAVTIRVVAGEVGPVRGAVTDIAAATTYLDVSVPSEGTFTHPIPRGHAAFAYLFEGEATFGVTPEAGGTAARAPKMLILDDGDHLTVRTGPAPARFLIVSGQPLNEPIARYGPFVMNTREEIEQTLRELREGTFIR, from the coding sequence ATGGATCAAGCCAGGACGGTCAAGACGGTCGTTACCCCGGAGCCGACGATGGAAGGGGCCGGGGTGCGGCTGAAGCGGAGCATCGCCACCCGGACCTTGAGCGAGCTCGATCCTTTTTTGCTGTTCGATCACTTCGGATCGGACGATCCGGACGACTACCTGGCCGGCTTCCCGATGCATCCCCATCGAGGCATTGAGACGGTCACCTACATGCTCGCCGGAACGGTGCGGCACCGCGATACGCTCGGCAATTCTGGAATGATCGGGCCGGGCGACCTCCAATGGATGACGTCGGGGCGGGGGATCCTGCACGAAGAGATGCCGCAGCGGAGCGCGCGGCTCGACGGATTTCAGCTCTGGGTCAACCTCCCGGCCCGGCTCAAGATGACGGCCCCCCGCTATCAAGATATCTCGGCGGCGAAGATTCCAATTTGGAATGGAGAGAACGCCGTGACGATCCGGGTCGTCGCCGGCGAGGTCGGTCCGGTCCGGGGGGCGGTCACCGACATCGCCGCCGCCACCACCTATCTCGATGTGTCGGTTCCGTCGGAGGGGACGTTCACCCATCCGATCCCGCGGGGACATGCCGCCTTTGCCTACCTTTTTGAAGGGGAGGCGACGTTCGGCGTTACTCCTGAGGCGGGGGGAACCGCGGCCCGTGCGCCTAAAATGTTAATCCTCGACGACGGGGATCACCTGACCGTTCGGACCGGCCCGGCGCCGGCCCGCTTCCTGATCGTCTCCGGACAGCCGTTGAACGAGCCGATCGCCCGCTACGGACCGTTCGTCATGAACACCCGGGAAGAGATTGAGCAGACCCTTCGCGAGCTGCGTGAGGGGACCTTTATCCGTTGA
- a CDS encoding heme-binding protein, with protein MRRVHFSKQSPRRIAAALMAPIFSFFLLGAAPTSLPKQSRLPLDLAVKVAGAALKKCLEDGYRVSVAVVDREGVTQSLLRADGAGPHTIQSSTKKAYTAASLGRPTSDLANTLKDKPELQGLRDMDEKILILAGGLPIVVEGELVGGIGVGGAPGGHLDEACAKAGLETFSEK; from the coding sequence ATGAGACGAGTTCATTTTTCAAAACAGAGCCCGCGGCGCATCGCCGCGGCGCTGATGGCGCCGATCTTCTCTTTCTTTCTCCTCGGCGCCGCGCCGACGTCGCTCCCCAAGCAGTCACGTCTTCCGCTCGATCTTGCGGTGAAGGTCGCCGGCGCCGCCTTGAAAAAGTGCTTGGAGGATGGATACCGCGTCAGCGTCGCCGTCGTCGATCGGGAAGGGGTGACCCAGTCGCTCCTGCGGGCCGACGGCGCCGGGCCGCACACCATTCAGAGCAGCACGAAGAAAGCCTACACCGCCGCCAGCCTGGGGCGGCCGACCTCCGACCTGGCAAACACCCTCAAAGACAAGCCGGAGCTGCAAGGGCTGCGCGACATGGATGAAAAAATTTTAATTCTCGCCGGAGGCTTGCCGATCGTCGTCGAAGGAGAGCTGGTCGGCGGCATCGGCGTCGGCGGCGCCCCGGGAGGCCACCTCGACGAAGCGTGCGCCAAGGCGGGGCTGGAAACCTTCTCCGAAAAATAA